One window from the genome of Pseudonocardia hierapolitana encodes:
- a CDS encoding enoyl-CoA hydratase/isomerase family protein, whose translation MLERDDVDVEGVPVAVLRMAHGPVNAMDLELCQALAERFRELVADPARAVVVTGSDRAFSAGVDLKRCTAGGDAYVEKFLPALADAFRAAFELPKPLVAAVNGPAIAGGCVLAACADVVLMAEGSARIGVPELKVGVPFPRIALEVLGAAVGERGVRELVMGAQTYPPERAAQLGLVHDVVPAAELGSRAVAAAAALAGDVPPDTFATAKGQLRRAALERTDRYADEDEPVATLWKRHIADGWVARYLASVTGRR comes from the coding sequence GTGCTCGAACGCGATGACGTCGATGTCGAAGGTGTTCCCGTCGCGGTGCTGCGCATGGCGCACGGCCCGGTCAACGCGATGGATCTCGAGCTGTGCCAGGCGCTCGCCGAACGGTTCCGCGAGCTGGTGGCCGATCCTGCCCGCGCGGTGGTCGTCACCGGATCGGACCGAGCCTTCTCGGCAGGTGTCGACCTCAAACGTTGCACGGCGGGCGGCGACGCGTACGTCGAGAAGTTCCTCCCGGCGCTCGCCGACGCGTTCCGGGCCGCCTTCGAGCTGCCGAAGCCGCTCGTCGCGGCGGTGAACGGGCCCGCGATCGCCGGTGGCTGCGTGCTCGCTGCCTGCGCCGACGTCGTGCTGATGGCCGAGGGCTCTGCCCGGATCGGGGTGCCCGAGCTCAAGGTCGGGGTGCCGTTCCCCCGCATCGCGCTGGAGGTGCTCGGCGCCGCGGTGGGTGAGCGGGGTGTGCGCGAGCTCGTGATGGGCGCGCAGACCTACCCGCCGGAGCGGGCCGCGCAGCTCGGGCTGGTCCACGACGTCGTCCCCGCGGCCGAGCTGGGGTCGCGGGCGGTGGCAGCGGCGGCCGCGCTGGCGGGCGACGTCCCGCCCGACACGTTCGCCACCGCCAAGGGACAGCTGCGGCGCGCCGCGCTGGAGCGGACCGACCGCTACGCCGACGAGGACGAGCCGGTGGCGACCCTGTGGAAGCGGCACATCGCCGACGGCTGGGTGGCGCGGTACCTGGCCTCGGTCACCGGACGCCGCTGA